A genomic segment from Melospiza georgiana isolate bMelGeo1 chromosome 17, bMelGeo1.pri, whole genome shotgun sequence encodes:
- the SNPH gene encoding syntaphilin, whose translation MSVPGSRRASTGSRSRGVYGRSGFASFFKSSAPSATRPETQPLLPASRRPSPPGRDTYGTSSLSSSSNSGSCKGSDSSPTPRRSSKYNLCSDNHGIKPPTPEQYLTPLQQKEVCIRHLKARLKDTQERLQDRDAEIEDLKTQLSRMQEDWIEEECHRVEAQLALKEARKEIKQLKQVIDTVKNNLLEKDKGLQKYFVDINIQNKKLETLLHSMEVAQNGALKDEGAGESAGGSPARSLTRSSTYTKLSDQGAGDRNVGGSQTISLDEGADSGFVGMEEAPGHTDPLEVGGEPGTRLPPSNTYEKVLGLRSSAEAGVQASCMQERAIQTDFVPCQPDLDTILEKVMKSQACSLGSPTSAWVSEMEDTMPVPELANPSGTTDLTVAEPDAAASAEGGVPCNPAVRQPPSASPSVAIACVAEEELMEVTGCETNPSKSYWSRHFIVDLLAVVVPAVPTVAWLCRSQRRQGQPIYNISSLLRGCCTVALHSIRRMGCRPVASPGPGGAAQP comes from the exons ATGTCCGTGCCGGGGAGCAGACGCGCGTCCACGGGATCACGAAG TCGCGGGGTTTATGGACGGAGTGGCTTTGCCTCCTTCTTTAAGTCTTCAGCGCCCTCAGCCACTCGGCCTGAGACACAGCCTCTTCTCCCTGCCTCCAGGCGCCCCTCGCCCCCCGGGAGGGACACCTACGGCACCTCCtcgctgagcagcagcagcaattctgGCTCCTGCAAGGGCAGCGACAGCAGCCCCACCCCAAG gcgCTCGTCCAAGTACAACCTGTGCAGTGACAACCATGGGATAAAGCCGCCGACGCCGGAGCAGTACCTGACGCCCCTGCAGCAGAAGGAGGTCTGCATCCGGCACCTCAAGGCTCGCCTGAAGGACACCCAGGAGCGGCTGCAGGACAG GGATGCTGAGATCGAGGACCTGAAGACGCAGCTGTCGCGGATGCAGGAGGACTGGATCGAGGAGGAGTGCCACCGCGTGGAGGCCCAGCTGGCGCTCAAAGAGGCTCGCAAGGAGATCAAGCAGCTGAAGCAGGTCATCGACACCGTGAAGAACAACCTACTGGAGAAGGACAAAGGCCTCCAGAAGTATTTTGTGGACATTAACATCCAGAACAAGAAGCTGGAGACGCTGCTGCACAGCATGGAGGTGGCACAGAACGGGGCGCTGAAGGACGAGGGCGCCGGCGAGTCGGCCGGGGGGTCCCCAGCGCGATCCCTCACCCGCAGCTCCACCTACACCAAGCTGAGCGACCAGGGAGCCGGGGACCGCAACGTGGGCGGCTCGCAGACCATCTCGCTGGACGAGGGTGCCGACAGCGGCTTCGTGGGCATGGAGGAGGCTCCGGGCCACACGGACCCGCTGGAGGTGGGGGGTGAGCCCGGCACCCGCCTGCCCCCCAGCAACACCTACGAGAAGGTGCTGGGACTGCGGAGCAGCGCGGAGGCGGGCGTGCAGGCCAGCTGCATGCAGGAGCGGGCCATCCAGACGGACTTCGTGCCCTGCCAGCCCGACCTGGACACCATCCTAGAGAAGGTGATGAAGTCCCAGGCTTGCAGCTTGGGCAGCCCCACGTCCGCCTGGGTCTCTGAAATGGAAGACACGATGCCCGTGCCCGAGCTCGCCAACCCCAGCGGGACCACGGACCTGACGGTGGCCGAGCCCGACGCCGCTGCCAGTGCCGAGGGGGGCGTCCCCTGCAACCCGGCGGTGCGGCAGCCCCCCAGCGCCAGCCCCTCGGTGGCCATCGCCTGCGTGGCGGAGGAGGAGCTGATGGAGGTGACCGGCTGCGAGACCAACCCTTCCAAGAGCTACTGGAGCCGCCACTTCATCGTGGATCTGCTGGCGGTGGTGGTGCCGGCGGTGCCCACGGTGGCCTGGCTGTGCCGCTCGCAGCGGCGGCAGGGCCAGCCCATCTACAACATCAGCTCGCTGCTGCGGGGCTGCTGCACCGTCGCCCTGCACTCCATCCGCAGGATGGGCTGTCGCCCCGtcgccagccccggccccggcggcgcTGCCCAGCCCTGA